The following are encoded together in the Planctobacterium marinum genome:
- a CDS encoding DUF2726 domain-containing protein, which yields MELIIFLFFLFLVVILIRKVSETIKSKKEKRLIDAVKTLQSPSEEVEKQSREYKYALNDSLLTPAEIQYYKHLDSVIDGKVKVFSKVRLLDVFTPKDKDAFASMRKISSKHVDFLLCEKDSFKPLVAIELDDSSHRSKQSQERDLFVNSVFKMAGLTLHRVECKNSYSESETKSMLSFL from the coding sequence ATGGAATTAATTATTTTTCTTTTTTTTCTATTCTTAGTAGTGATATTAATCCGTAAGGTTTCCGAAACTATTAAGTCTAAGAAGGAAAAGCGTTTGATTGATGCTGTTAAAACCCTTCAGTCTCCTAGTGAAGAAGTCGAAAAGCAATCTCGTGAATATAAGTATGCTTTAAATGATTCTCTCTTGACCCCTGCTGAAATACAGTATTACAAACATCTTGATTCAGTTATTGATGGAAAAGTGAAGGTCTTTTCTAAAGTAAGATTACTTGACGTCTTTACACCTAAAGATAAGGACGCTTTCGCCTCTATGCGGAAAATATCATCTAAACATGTGGACTTTCTTTTGTGTGAAAAAGATTCTTTCAAGCCTTTGGTAGCTATTGAGTTAGATGATAGTTCTCACCGTTCAAAACAATCACAAGAAAGAGACTTATTTGTCAATTCTGTGTTTAAAATGGCTGGTTTAACGCTACATAGGGTTGAGTGTAAAAACTCATATTCAGAATCTGAAACTAAATCAATGTTGAGCTTCTTGTAG
- a CDS encoding DUF3392 family protein, whose amino-acid sequence MDWLWSLNSELSNWFWSYRNIIVTSWVAVLLVLYGDNINKSLKRLMRPYHYVVRILAFVLLCSVGYSILANYGEVLINHTLQLPERRWFAVIVIGVYFVLGGLAESKHQA is encoded by the coding sequence ATGGACTGGCTCTGGTCTTTAAATTCTGAACTATCCAACTGGTTTTGGTCGTATCGCAACATCATTGTGACGTCGTGGGTGGCGGTGTTGTTGGTGCTTTATGGCGATAATATTAATAAGAGTCTTAAGAGGCTGATGCGGCCTTATCACTATGTTGTGCGTATTTTGGCTTTTGTGCTGCTGTGTTCTGTTGGCTACAGCATTCTGGCTAATTATGGGGAAGTATTAATTAATCATACTTTGCAATTGCCTGAGCGGCGCTGGTTTGCGGTAATAGTGATAGGTGTTTATTTTGTACTGGGCGGCCTTGCGGAAAGTAAACATCAGGCCTGA
- a CDS encoding helix-turn-helix domain-containing protein produces the protein MLLTGFGLGLLAILLVIITRDFYKVLAARVFLILLIATAGFLLDRIVPDEWRWLTASLTGALPALFWLLCQYVFARRPDVKTLWGALAFYSFFAPIVARIFSISSTDQLYLVAKQIPVYVEYVIMLHGIWVVVVNWSDDLVDSRRELRGAFLSVVGAALIWASWTLNFGYGERNWLPALISVAALIVAMILLKGRKGVLLSTVPVVDKTAQQEKKKSTSQQEIEAAKLTEIMNAGFYRTEKLTLSMLAQKMQLPEYKTRSLINQTLGYRNFNDYINQLRIADASKRLISDLEAPILNVALDVGYRTLSSFNRAFKEIQGLNPTDYRAQKSTQQTQ, from the coding sequence ATGCTGCTCACCGGATTTGGCTTAGGCCTGTTGGCTATCCTCCTGGTAATAATTACCCGTGATTTTTATAAGGTGCTTGCCGCCCGTGTCTTTTTGATATTGCTGATTGCCACAGCCGGGTTTTTATTGGATCGAATAGTGCCCGATGAATGGCGCTGGCTAACGGCAAGTCTCACCGGAGCATTGCCCGCCTTATTTTGGCTACTGTGCCAATATGTATTTGCTCGCCGACCTGATGTAAAAACCCTCTGGGGCGCACTGGCTTTTTACAGTTTTTTTGCGCCGATAGTGGCGCGTATATTTTCCATATCCAGCACAGATCAACTTTACCTGGTGGCTAAACAGATACCTGTCTACGTTGAATATGTGATCATGCTGCACGGAATCTGGGTGGTAGTGGTGAATTGGTCTGACGATCTAGTGGATTCCCGAAGAGAGCTTCGGGGCGCTTTTCTTTCAGTGGTTGGTGCGGCTCTGATTTGGGCCAGCTGGACCTTAAACTTTGGGTATGGTGAACGAAATTGGCTTCCAGCACTGATCAGTGTCGCCGCATTAATCGTGGCAATGATTCTGCTGAAAGGCAGAAAAGGCGTGCTACTTAGTACAGTCCCGGTAGTAGACAAAACAGCGCAGCAAGAAAAGAAGAAAAGCACCTCACAGCAAGAAATCGAAGCGGCTAAATTAACAGAAATCATGAACGCGGGTTTCTATCGCACTGAAAAGTTAACGCTGAGTATGCTCGCGCAAAAAATGCAACTACCGGAATACAAAACCCGCTCCCTGATAAACCAAACGCTGGGTTATCGCAATTTCAATGATTACATTAATCAGCTGCGTATAGCTGACGCCAGTAAACGATTAATAAGTGATCTCGAAGCCCCCATATTGAATGTCGCCCTGGATGTCGGCTATCGAACCTTAAGCTCCTTTAACCGTGCATTTAAAGAAATACAGGGGCTTAATCCAACTGATTATCGCGCTCAAAAATCTACTCAACAGACACAGTAA
- a CDS encoding DUF1456 family protein, whose product MLLNDIFRRLRFALSLDNKATIAVFKLVDHDLDEEYLMNMMKKEDESGFLPCRDKTLCLFLDGLIVKNRGKQEGGPAPGLMAGQRLSNNDILRKIKIAQSYQQEDMMKILQLANFKIGKSELSALFRKPDHRSYRACGDQLLRNFLQGMVKKHRPDARTS is encoded by the coding sequence ATGCTATTAAATGACATTTTCCGCCGTCTTCGCTTTGCCCTAAGTCTGGATAACAAGGCTACCATCGCTGTTTTTAAGCTGGTGGACCATGATCTGGACGAAGAATATTTGATGAACATGATGAAAAAAGAGGATGAGTCCGGCTTTTTACCTTGCCGGGATAAAACCTTGTGTTTATTTCTCGATGGTTTAATTGTCAAAAATCGCGGTAAGCAGGAAGGTGGTCCAGCGCCGGGGCTTATGGCCGGTCAGCGTCTCAGCAACAACGATATTCTGCGCAAGATTAAAATCGCTCAGTCTTACCAGCAAGAAGATATGATGAAGATCCTGCAACTGGCGAATTTTAAAATCGGCAAAAGTGAGTTAAGTGCGCTGTTCAGAAAACCTGACCATCGCAGTTATCGCGCCTGCGGTGATCAGTTATTGCGTAACTTTTTACAGGGTATGGTGAAAAAACATCGGCCTGATGCCAGAACCAGTTAA
- a CDS encoding parallel beta-helix domain-containing protein → MLSNELRTRSTLFAAFTACALTLAGCSGDDGAQGIPGEQGPQGPQGIPGSPGVPGAPGTDAGSGVFTTSNFEIPAGAIYVADVYNDIAGSELQDGADITEALVTATFGLSAGDTVVLPQGRFLVNDSIVLFDAERITLTGYGINETQLDFSNSVSDDAIRFEGGNTITVRDFSVYESPKNAIKASKVDGIHFNYTGTIWEGPLEADNGAYGVYPVQSSNVIVENNYAYGSADAGIYVGQSEHIVVRNNVAKNNVAGIEIENSSYADVYNNVAIGNTGGILIFDLPGLEKAYGKNIRVFNNQMIANNAENVGNGAVGIVPPGTGALIYATSDVEMYNNVFKDNQTTSIALTSYFVGDSDFAKYTPSPTFPEGENGSYVETMIDGWSPYIKNIYVHNNEIERSGANPRGALLEQVITPLLPDVNMITGFTETTSLAGLGVISDRAGETMPAILYDGVGEFVISQGMMADFDQILAVMNPDALADGVSYQPYTAQDAICVNNNLDTNSFASSQEFTQTNIGMVFATDETDLVPLITSGLWDPTSGDLPPPLFITENFHGNTARLYCTQTRLEAAVATFDNKAFGCNGDDLADPACSF, encoded by the coding sequence ATGTTATCAAATGAGTTAAGAACGCGAAGCACTTTGTTTGCGGCTTTCACCGCCTGTGCACTCACCCTTGCAGGTTGCAGTGGTGATGATGGCGCCCAAGGCATTCCCGGTGAGCAAGGTCCTCAAGGACCACAAGGTATTCCCGGTTCGCCGGGCGTACCCGGCGCCCCAGGCACAGATGCCGGCAGCGGCGTATTTACCACCAGTAATTTTGAAATTCCAGCCGGCGCCATTTATGTAGCCGATGTTTATAACGATATTGCAGGCAGCGAACTGCAAGATGGTGCTGATATTACCGAAGCCTTGGTTACCGCCACATTTGGTTTAAGCGCGGGTGATACAGTGGTGCTACCCCAAGGACGTTTCCTGGTTAACGACAGCATTGTGCTGTTTGATGCAGAACGCATCACCCTTACCGGCTATGGAATTAATGAAACACAATTAGATTTTTCCAATAGCGTATCAGACGACGCCATCCGTTTTGAGGGCGGCAATACCATCACAGTGCGTGATTTCAGTGTTTATGAATCCCCCAAAAATGCCATTAAAGCCAGTAAGGTTGATGGTATTCACTTCAACTATACCGGCACCATTTGGGAAGGCCCATTAGAGGCAGACAATGGCGCTTATGGCGTTTATCCGGTGCAAAGCTCCAACGTAATTGTAGAAAATAACTATGCTTATGGCTCTGCGGATGCTGGTATTTACGTGGGCCAATCGGAACACATTGTGGTGCGCAACAATGTCGCTAAAAACAATGTGGCGGGCATCGAGATAGAAAACTCCTCTTATGCCGATGTATACAACAATGTAGCGATAGGCAATACCGGTGGCATATTGATATTTGATTTACCGGGCCTTGAAAAAGCCTATGGTAAAAACATCCGCGTTTTTAACAACCAAATGATTGCTAACAACGCCGAGAACGTCGGCAATGGCGCTGTGGGTATCGTACCGCCGGGCACAGGTGCGCTGATCTACGCCACATCCGATGTGGAGATGTACAACAACGTCTTTAAAGACAATCAAACCACGTCAATTGCCCTAACCAGCTATTTTGTGGGGGACTCAGACTTTGCCAAATACACACCTTCACCAACCTTCCCCGAGGGCGAGAACGGCTCTTATGTCGAGACGATGATCGACGGCTGGTCGCCCTACATCAAAAACATTTACGTGCACAATAATGAAATTGAACGTTCCGGCGCCAACCCTCGTGGTGCATTGCTGGAACAGGTGATTACGCCGTTATTACCCGATGTAAATATGATCACCGGCTTCACCGAGACCACGTCGTTGGCAGGCCTTGGCGTGATCTCCGACAGAGCAGGCGAAACCATGCCAGCCATTTTATACGATGGTGTTGGGGAGTTTGTTATTAGCCAGGGCATGATGGCAGACTTTGACCAAATTCTGGCCGTGATGAACCCGGATGCGCTTGCTGACGGGGTGAGTTATCAGCCCTACACCGCACAAGACGCAATCTGTGTTAACAACAACCTGGATACCAATTCTTTTGCCTCTTCACAAGAGTTTACCCAAACCAATATCGGTATGGTATTCGCAACGGACGAAACTGATCTCGTACCATTAATTACAAGTGGTTTATGGGACCCGACATCGGGCGACCTACCGCCACCGCTATTCATCACCGAAAACTTTCACGGCAATACCGCGCGTTTGTACTGCACTCAAACGCGATTGGAAGCGGCGGTAGCCACCTTTGACAACAAAGCTTTTGGTTGTAATGGCGATGATTTAGCCGATCCGGCCTGCTCCTTCTAA
- a CDS encoding SO2930 family diheme c-type cytochrome, whose product MNVKLIQLTASMILLLALAGCGGSDSTATPLDSDGDGVPDTSDAFPRDATETSNRDGDAVGDNADVFPDDPNEWADQDNDGVGDNGDAFPYDPNETMDSDGDSVGDNSDAFPDDPTEWYDTDGDGIGDNQDNNTGSTGECASNGNGINWDALMNHNCTQLSDYNLFQNAQDPTAQPNGSGILYELSTALFTDYASKYRFIFLPENSKMNYTQSEVFNFPVGTVITKTFAMPADTSERDGEETIIETRLLIHRSDGWVALPYYWADDTDATLTIAGKRVDNMQVTHKGTDLEFTYVVPKAASCTSCHAKSDSDSAEIIPIGPKARFLNMDHEYASGIQNQLSFMADNGLLEGLPDFSDIENPMAFNDSVDVTTLEDAQIIDLTKAYLDVNCAHCHRQDGAGAAGASGLQLEYQRAITDDVTKFGICKVPVAGGHQDYTYDIVPGSPEESYLLFRVNTTDPRHKMPELGRATIHQEGVDLVREWITRMNHAACQG is encoded by the coding sequence ATGAATGTAAAACTAATACAATTGACTGCCAGCATGATACTGCTGCTGGCTTTAGCGGGTTGCGGAGGCAGCGATTCCACTGCTACTCCCCTGGATAGCGACGGCGATGGTGTGCCTGATACATCAGACGCCTTCCCTCGTGATGCAACGGAAACCTCCAATCGGGATGGTGACGCAGTTGGTGATAACGCCGATGTATTTCCCGATGATCCTAATGAATGGGCGGATCAGGACAATGATGGCGTAGGGGATAACGGCGATGCCTTCCCTTATGATCCCAATGAAACCATGGACTCGGACGGCGATAGTGTTGGTGATAACAGCGATGCGTTTCCCGATGATCCCACAGAGTGGTATGACACTGATGGTGATGGCATTGGCGACAATCAGGACAACAACACCGGCTCAACGGGCGAATGTGCAAGCAACGGGAATGGTATCAACTGGGATGCACTAATGAACCACAATTGCACTCAATTGTCCGATTACAACTTGTTCCAGAATGCCCAAGACCCCACAGCGCAGCCCAATGGAAGCGGCATACTCTATGAGCTTTCAACAGCCTTGTTTACCGATTATGCCAGCAAGTATCGCTTCATCTTTTTGCCGGAAAACAGCAAGATGAATTATACCCAATCGGAAGTATTTAACTTTCCAGTGGGCACGGTGATCACCAAAACCTTCGCCATGCCCGCTGATACCAGTGAGCGCGATGGTGAGGAAACCATCATCGAGACTCGTTTGTTGATTCATCGCAGCGACGGCTGGGTAGCCTTACCTTACTATTGGGCTGATGACACAGACGCAACTTTAACTATTGCCGGAAAGCGGGTAGACAACATGCAGGTGACACACAAGGGTACTGACCTTGAGTTTACCTATGTGGTGCCCAAAGCCGCATCCTGCACCAGCTGTCACGCCAAATCCGATAGCGATAGCGCCGAGATAATTCCCATTGGCCCAAAAGCGCGTTTTCTGAACATGGATCACGAATACGCTTCCGGCATTCAAAACCAGCTGAGTTTCATGGCCGACAATGGTTTGTTAGAGGGATTGCCTGACTTCTCCGACATAGAAAACCCAATGGCCTTTAATGACTCGGTTGATGTGACTACACTGGAAGATGCTCAGATAATCGACTTAACCAAGGCCTACCTTGATGTTAACTGCGCCCATTGCCACCGCCAGGATGGCGCAGGTGCCGCAGGTGCCAGTGGTTTGCAGTTGGAATACCAAAGAGCCATTACAGACGATGTAACCAAGTTTGGTATTTGCAAGGTACCGGTGGCAGGTGGTCATCAAGACTACACCTACGACATTGTGCCCGGCAGTCCTGAAGAGTCGTATCTATTATTCAGGGTAAACACCACCGACCCCAGGCATAAAATGCCAGAGTTAGGCAGAGCCACCATTCACCAGGAAGGTGTGGACCTGGTGCGAGAGTGGATAACCCGAATGAACCACGCTGCCTGCCAGGGGTAA